Below is a genomic region from Cyprinus carpio isolate SPL01 chromosome B6, ASM1834038v1, whole genome shotgun sequence.
agcaatgcaacaggattttcatttttgggagaactatccctttacgttATCCTTGAGTTATCATGTTATCTTTGcaagttatgttattttattatcactttttattactgttattttattatcattagttaatgttattttagtatccctactattatagtttttgttaatattttgaattagactttttaattttctgttttcattgtaatttaaggttaagtgtttttttgtgtgtaatattgtgtatttagttttttttttattattattatttagctttatttgaaatatatttatgtaggctatagttcatattaagttttaatttattttgttttagtcattttagtgctttagcttaaactaaatgaaaatgagaaatgccttgccttggcaactagctgaaataaaacattaaaaaaaatatttcagtaattgtttatttaattataagaaattatattttgtaatggttttagttttagtatagtTTAACATTAACAAGTCTGAAGTAGACCGCCATAAACTATTTCATATTAAGCATCAgtttaacagtttatttattgtttcatttcaaGACTCacaatgtctttttattttcccttttgttTCCCTCAAATAGCCCCAAATGGGTCAAAAATGAATGCAGGCCTACACATTTTCTGCTTCAATACGAAAATGCTAGATATTTGCTAAGAATTTCCAGGGAATGTTGTAGTGAAGGACTGTTGTGTTGTGACACCTCAAGCATTTCCTTGACATGTCATTTGTTTGGCTATGCTACCTGACCTGACTGGAGGCAGTCTCGAGATGCGAAAACCAAACATCGCGAGAAATCCCCATCCAAGCCTGTGCTGTCGGCGTAAACTCTCGTGAgatttcctctctgtctctccgtGTCCAAAATCGGCTGGTATCAGCTCGCAAGGTAATGCAGATACTTCAGTTATTGTGTTTGCTTTAAAATGAAGCTTTTGGAAGTGGTTCCGACGGTTTGAAATGTTGTCTGTACGTTTGGTGAAACATGACAGCGCGTCTTATATTGCTGCTGGAAACAGAAAGGAGCAGGCCTTCCGCGAGGCACGCACCGTCTCTCTATCTCTCCAAATGAATGAAGATCTGTATTACAGATGATGTGCTTGCTGTCTTACGCCTCTTCAGATATTATGACGGCTCGTATTGCGCTCGGGTTTGAATTGATTCTGGTTTGCTTTTGCATGAATTGTAGTGATATTGCATAAGAACAATTTCATCCATCTGCTTCGTGCCAAACGCCTCTCTTCACGGAGAAGCTCCGATCTTTGTATCCTGCGCCGACATTGTCAAAGGGTCGTAGGCCTTTATGAGCTCCAGCAGTAATCTAAATGATTAATTTAGCgccatattaatgtttttaaagaccaTCGTATTAGATATCATGTGATAGCGCAGTTGTATTTCGATGTCTCGTGACTACATTGTTGGGGTCTGTTGCAGGGGTTTGAGGAGAATCATTTAATAACGAGGATGCCTTTAATAAACGACGAAGTCTGTTACAAAAAAATAGTTGGAAATTATATTCGTGATGTGTTTCGTGTGGAAGGGGTTTTCTGGAGGTGGGTCGGGcgtcagcaccatggacagctcaGCCGGAGTCAGACCCCCGCAGCATCATGATCAGATTATTATTCCTCACAAACACCTTCTCGTATTACTGTCTTAGTAGACACATTTACATGTGCATTAAGTATACTTTCATGCTGGTTATGCAGCTTTAATATTGTTACCTTCTGTCTTGATTTTAAAGGGGAGGCCaaggctagttgtcacacttctGTCATTATTACTACTTTAAAAGTCAGCTTTTTTCAAGGCATGGTTTACGAAACAGAATCTATTTAACATTTCCACTGTGGCTAGGAAAATAGAAAGATACAAATCAACATAACCCAGTCACAATATGGACACACTGCTAGAGATAATATAGATTTGTGTATTTGGACATTTGACTCAAAGCCTTACAGTTCCTTTGATAAAGCCACTGTGTGACTAACCTCAGGCTCCCTTAAACACGTTTGATTTTAAATCGAAGCTTTATATACTGACAGTTCGTGAATTAGGACAAGTCGGTTACCGGGGAATGTGTTCTACATCTCGGATTACTCCATCTGGGAATGTTCAGGGATGACTAGTGGGGGTTTATATGAGAGGGATGAACAGATTGCTGGATGGCCTGAAGACATGGCAGGATCATAGTTTCTTCAGTTCAGTATGAAGCTTGTACACATAAAGCAGTCTAGTGAAGATCAGAAATGTATATGCATCCAAAAGCATCATGTTCATTCAGTCTGCTTGCAACTTCCAAATGCGTCTTTGATAACCAGCGGGTGAAAGAATGTTCATCATTTACATGTTAAATTCGCACTTGACCGCACACTTTATGTAGATCATTTGTTCAATATGAGGGTGCATATTTGTATCTAAAGCATGCATATTTGTACCATAACGGTATGTATTAGTatctataaaaagtaaatattaacacCTAAAAGGAACAAAAAGTACCTTTTCAAAAATGACAGCATTTGTACCTTTTTGGAATCAAGTCTCTCATTCTTATTTGAttgaacagtaaataaaaaaaacagtaatatttcaatttgaaataattgttttctattgaaatcatttttaaatgtaatttattctagtgataacaaagcttcagttttcagtgtcacatgattcttgaaaaatccttttaatatgctgatttcatgaaacattttttatgattatcaatgttgagaatgtttcttcttcttgttaatattttggtggaatccgtgatgctttttttcaggattctttgatgaatagaaagttcaaaagaacagcattactttgaaatatcattttttgtaacattataaatgtcttttactgttacttttgatttatttaatatgcccttgctgaataaaagtgcacattttatGTGAGTGAGAATaacatttccttttctttttccctttccaAGACTCTAGATTCTTTTTCTCAGCTAAATAACCTTGTTTCTCAAGgctttcagttgttgtttttttacctcaGTGGATTGTTCCACACCAAGGACTCACAGCTTTCTGGATTGTGATTGGCTAGACGAAGCAAAACATTGAATCATGGGGAATATTTTTGGCAATCTGCTGAAGAGTCTGATAGGGAAGAAAGAGATGAGAATTCTGATGGTTGGATTAGATGCTGCTGGTAAAACCACCATCCTTTACAAACTGAAGCTGGGAGAGATCGTGACCACCATCCCAACCATTGGTAAAATCCTTCTCGTACTTTATTCTGTCATTGTGTTGACTTACAATACTATTATTCAGGTAACTGTACATCCTTAGGCAGAATTCGAGGTCTGAGACAGtgtataaatgtgtatgtatttcaTCATATAATTAACTTTTGTGAAACAGTTGGTTGAAGAACATttccattcaattttttttaatcacagtttAGTAAATTCATTTTCTTGTGGGATAAGGTCATTTCAATTTGCTCTTTGAAATTAAATAGAGAAAATCATTCAGTTGGCACTTACACTGTAACTTTTAGTTTccatttagctaaatattttaaTGCTGGTATTACTGTTGGCaaatataaatgctttttataacAGAAACTGCTAGGTATGCACTATTTGTAGAAGTCTGTAAGTTAGGAATTATGTCAATTATTCTTAAGAAATTGAAAATGTTACAGTTTCCCTAGTGTCTATGCATATACACTATCTAGAGCCTGTGATTCTGGGTCACACCGTGTAagtttgtgatgtttgtgtttgtgttttaggctTTAACGTGGAGACAGTGGAGTACAAGAACATCAGCTTCACTGTGTGGGATGTGGGTGGCCAGGATAAAATCAGACCTCTCTGGAGACACTACTTTCAAAATACACAGGGTGAGTTACACATACACTCCACTTCTCCCACTAAAACACAAGCTGGATTGAGTTGACTGTACAAATGATTGTAATTTGATGTGTCTGTGTAGTTTGTGTTGTGTTCAGGGAGCACACACTGCATTTACACTGCTGGTCCTGCAGAGCCACCTTGTAAACAtcaagcagggttattatagctaactaaaattaaatccatTACTTgaattataatatacaaaaagggaaagaaaagaaaatatgtataaaaacaattattattttatttaaaaatgtattttattggaCTAGTTCCCTATAGGCagcattattaattttcatttagttgaattttatgttttaatatataactaaaactgaaatacaaaaaacgttagaaaaaatatattctttataaaatacataacgtGTGTATATGAAAAACTCATAATGATGACATAACAGAATTCCTAAGACATTagctaaaatgtaattaataatgggaaatattgataaaaacttgttctttaaaaaaaaaaacattgcatagctgaaaaaatctgtttattttttgagTTGTGTTAATCTATGTTGAATTAAATTAAGTCTCTATTCTTTATCTCTGCTCATTTTTCTTTCCTTAGGTCTTATCTTTGTGGTTGACAGCAACGATCGGGAGAGAGTTAACGAGGCGCGGGAGGAGTTAATGAGGATGCTAGCAGAAGACGAACTGCGTGATGCTGTCCTTCTTGTCTTTGCAAACAAACAGgtactgtgatttttttattaaagcatcCCTACTACCTGACAGATCACGAAATATATGtcctaaaaataatgtaatattttgaaatttatactaccatttaaaagatttgggtcatatttatgcagcaagaattaaataattagaagtgacagtaaatacttgtacaatgtcacaaaaaattctaaatttcagATAAAcgccattcttttgaactttctattcatagaTAACCCAGAAAACTtgtattttccaaaaaaaaaaaaaactacttttttcatagtaataattgtttatttttcttcaaatgaaaatatatgtatgttttttgtttgttaatgttaatgtgaagacttgagtaatgatgctgaaaaaccagctttgcatcacaggaaaaaattacatttaaaattttacatttgttattttaaaattgtaatgctttttcacaatattactgttttaagtgtattttttttatcaaataaatgcagttctagagagtttattttaaaaaacataaaaaagtcttCCTCAAACTTTTCAATGTTAGTATATAGGTTACTagcataacattttatataaacagGAAACATGTCCACCAATGGGCAGTCCATAATCTATTGTCTGAATTTCTGTGgctaaattgtatatttatttttaaataaaaatatctggtCCTATCTAAGCAAATTTTCAATTTCACAATCTACTCTCTTGTTTTATTCCTCCTTGACTCCAGGATCTGCCAAACGCCATGAATGCAGCTGAGATCACAGACAAACTCGGCCTCCATTCGCTCCGCCATCGCAACTGGTATATACAAGCGACCTGTGCGACCAGCGGCGACGGTCTGTACGAAGGGCTTGACTGGCTCGCCAATCAGCTTAAGAATAAGAAGTGAGGGGCGGGGATTTTCATTACGTGGCCGTCTCTCGATTTGGGAAAGGGGTGGGACTAATTTGGCCTTTGGAATCATTATGTttggtttctttttgtttaatttttgttatttttttggttgtattCTGGAAAAACACAGTATGTGGTTTATGGAGCCTTCTACGCTCTGTGTAAATCATTTGTAGGTTTGTACGCACATTCACACGCAGATCAATATTTCCTCTGTTGACTTTTCCATTTCAGTGTATGAAAAGTGtcggtttatatatatatatatcaacatttaGTCAATTTTATCATCTTTccctcactcactcgctcacatGTTTACAATCAGTGATCAGTGTTGTCCTTGACTGCCATGAAAAAGATTGTTGGGTCTAAGTGTGCTCATGCATTATGTAATATGCTTATGTATTTCCTCTTATTGTCGAATTGCTCAGTAGATGCGATTATGATGCAGTTTgcctcctcacacacacaatatcaacAGTCTGCGATCATGGCCGTTTGTGATTGCATTAGATACCCTGCTGTGTTTTGCATGGCTCTTTCTCTCGGTGTGGTGTTAAGCGTTGTGGTGTAGTAGAGGTTagatctgcatgtgtgtgtttagtcACACGAAGATGGTTGGTGTTGCATGCTGCTTTGTGGCTGTGCTGTACAACAAATGTCGCTTATCACACATCCCTCGCCTAAATTGTGAGTCAAACGTGGTGATGTTGGGTTGTCCACCATAATTCACATTGAAGCGAAGCTGTAAATAAAGCTTTTTCAATCAAATGCCCTTTTGTTGTAGATTTGACTTGGCAAGTTGTTGCATGGATATTGTTTTGTATGAATCACTAGCATTGTCTGCATGATATGCATGCTGTGCTGTTAGtccaatagatagatagatagatagatagatagatagatagatagatagatagatagattagatagatagatagatagatagatagatagatagatagatagatagatagatagatcgtgAAATGCTGTTTAACACAGTCCTTTATTAGTTGCTATACTAATTTGCCACCCTGACATGATTAGTAGATTGTTATGACACTAAACTGTTGcctattttttgcttttgctttcatATTAGTGAACAGCataaaacagcacacacacacatgcattaaacCTCGGTATGTCAGCGGTCTGCGGCAAACTGCGTAATAACTGCATAATCTGCTTAtgtgtttatttgcatgtttcaTGCTCATAATATGTTTTGTGGGTTCAGACTAACATATCGCCCCCAACGAATGTGAATTTGTTGAATCAGTGCATACATTTGGGCTTTATACATGGTGTTTTGGATTATTATAGTTcagaaatgagaaaaatatatagatatgtatatttaAAGTAGGTTGTCTTTTTGTGTTTAACACTTTATATTCTATAACATAATCTATATCTGTTTCAGACTACAAGGACAAATGACAAATCAAATGCTAACCTATTTAACCATGTGAGCTAgtgtaaatacaacaaaactcTTATACTGCATTGCGTATGTGTTGGTAATCCATCCATCACACAGAAATCTAACACTAACACAGTCTGTTTGTAATTGTATGTGTTCCTAGCATTGTTTGCTAGTTTGCATTTTTGGCATTTTCCACTTAATACCCAGCACCTTTACACTAAAACTCATTGATATGACTCTTACGACTGTATGAACATTATAAAAGGCAAGTCTTTTCAACCTAGGACATTATTCGAATGgagtcttgttttattttgagcGCTGTAGCATGTGGGTGATGCAGGAACGGGAGAGTTACCAAAACAACTGTGCTATTTAGCAAGACACTTAACCTCAAATGATCCAGTTTGGCTATGGAACATAAGCTTAGTTAGCTTAACACACTCTACAGTAATATTTCAGCATATAATGCAAACAGTGATATGTCTGCAAGGCCATTTCAACACAAGTCTGCAGTGTGAATCGTCCAGTCTGTTAGGTTTTGTGGCCTTATCTTCTTACAAAAGTGTGTTTTCACAAGGTTATTTATTAACTAAGTTATTGggttgattgttttgttttagtcGATCTGGGAACAAAAGgggattaaaaatttaaaagcatttattcttTGCATCAAATAGTTTGTGTGCTTATTGAGTAACTAGGGTTGACTTTTTAGGATGGTTTAAAGTTTGATTTGATCTTCTtcgatattatatattatttatgtatttattttggtgaGTGTTTTGGTGAATGTGTTTTTACTTCTGTGTGCTTATGCATtttctttgttgatttttttactgtGTTGGGTAAATCATTTGAATGGCTTATTCAGTGTCAGTGAACATAATCAATGAAGGGGAAAACAGTTTCTCACTGAATaattaatcaatgaataaataGAATTTAGAAATCATGGATGAAATGTGTAATTATCTGTTACAGTAGATTAAGAAAGATTATTGTTGATTATTATGATGTAGACACCAAAATCTTTCTCTCCCTCCGATTGCTGACTGTAACActacactcaaataaaaacatgaaaattattttctgtgtctTCTTTCATTttacatcgttttttttttttttttaagtgggccTAAGAACCTTAAGTAATGACCACACCTGCTGGAAGATTATAGTGGATACTGTTGAATAAACCTATCCCTCATGATCTGGAATATGCTTTAGTAAAGCCACCTAATGACTTCATCATATTGGATATTATATGTAATGTCTTATATTGATCTTTGGTAGGCGCCAGAAATGGATCATGTCTAATCCTAGatgtaattacagtttaaatggattgcattatttattgtaaacGTCTCACAAAGATAAACTGTAGGCCTATATTGAGTCTCTTTCTGCACTGCAGTCCTTTATGTTCACCAGAAGAGGGCAAAACCAACAGTTTCAGACACTTTTTAGTTTGTGAAAGGAAGTAAAGAACAAAAAGCATAGACTATTGGCATTACGGCATATGTGCTTGCcagtgtataatatatacattgcAAAACATTCACAAACCCACAAGATTTTCAAAGTAGGAAGTGTGTGAGAAAGCTTAATCAGATTGTGAATGCTGTTGGCTGGTGAGATATTAACGAACAAGGAATGTGTCCCAAAATCATAAAAGAACTTGTTTATGCGCTGCACTTccctgtaaaaagaaaaaaatagtatatgATGTATCAGAGCATATAGAGGACAGTAAAGAATTCACTAAGGGTTGTAAGTAtgcctgtttgtctgtctgtgtacTTGTTTGTTCAATCAGTGCCTCATACAGACTGGTAGTGCAGGAAGAGCTGGTCTTTAGAACCTGATTTCCAACTGTGACTACAAGGGGGAAGttaattgttcaaaaaaaaaaattgcatgctctgaaaacaaaaacactttaaacaataATTTGATTAACGTGTAGCATCCATTTGGGCCGTGTCAGATTTGAGGAACTATAAGGAAtatgcttaataataaataataaataaataaagtgtattattattttttttttttcaaataaaaaaacaaacaattatattagattacaattaaatgcattattgtgaGGCACAGTATGTGATAGTTTAGTGTTTACTGTTGAGTCATttagaataaattacaaaaaagacaTTAGAatgggaaaaaagaaacaatataaaaatgtgtataataattaaaaatacattctaatTTCTAATTAATCAGTTATTCAACTGATGTGATTTCTGTGTCTGAGAGTGAAGTCTCAACTAAAAGTTTAGTGAGTACTGTTGGGGAATTATGAGTACaatccaaaaattacaaaattttaataaaaattcaaatgaaataaaatttctaaaataatattaaaatgtattattttgacagttattgaattgctttttttattggtttttgtttcAGAGTGATGTGTGATTTTAAAGTTTAGTGTTTCCTTCTGAGTCATTTAGAATTTGTAGAATTACAATGTATACATTACAAACAAGgaaatcaaaatggaaaaacataaataaaaatatatatatttatttaaaatgtattattttggcAGTTATTTATTATGTCTGAGAGTGATGTGTGCTCTAAACACTTTCTTGTCTCAGAGGTCTGAAGCCATCTGAACTCAGGCACAAAGTTCTCTTTGTGAGACTGTGAGTCCAGAGCCATCAAAGAAACACTGATAAACTAGTGGACGATACCGGCACACAATGCCAGCCTTGACTTACACACAATGAGCCCCTTACTCCAAGATGACATTATTATCGATACAGCAAAGCCCggatgtgtgtatatgtgtgtttgttcagggagagagagagaaagagagagagagagagcgcaatcTTGGCACATAAATATATCACAGTCTCGTCTGTGTTTTCAGTGTAGGCTGTGAGGGAAATTCAGAACACTGTCTGGTTCACAATCAAGGCTTTATGACTTGTTTAcatgtttgaaataaatcagtGCACGAGCTTTGGAATCGCAAGGTCGACGTCACCTTGATCAGACCCAATCAGCTTTCAGCATCGTTCACCTGTACGTGTAAACAGGTAACAAACCTCGAGACAGCATTCCTGCGCGCTCAAGCCTTCATATTTACAAACGTTTAGCCACGTCTGTATTCTGGGAGCTTTTCGACTCAAACTATTAATTGTAttacaatttttgtttaaatcaaaGTGTTAGATTTGACTGACGTAACCTATAGCCTACCGAAGGATTTATAGCCGAAGTTTATAAACCTTTCCGCAACAAACGCAAATGGACTACTTGATATTTTTTCCGTTTGCTCTACACTGAATGTAATATTTGGAACATTTCGGatttaaaaggaaagaaagagagagagaaaaaaaacgtcTGTCAAATTTCTGTCAAACTTGGACAAGCCGAAGTGAAGTGAAGGGAGCATCATCTCTTCCGCGCTTCTTTGGCCATGAATATTTAACTGTCTGCTCAGACTGACGGACTGACCTCACACTGGGAATATtctgaggatgatgaagatgaatcCCGCTCTGCTGCAGATGCTCGCGCTGTGTCTCGCGCTCCGTTCACCTGCGCGCGCTCAGACGGAGGAAGCTAAACATGAAGGTAaatctgtttttactgtttggaCGGTGGAAGTTTATGATGATGGTAAGACATAAGAGAATAGcataaaaatttgcattttaatatttaggatcctaatgcattattaatttgaTACTTTGATTAAAGTGACACTTTGCATAAATTTCATGCAagtgtaatagtaataataaagtttaatttgcataaaaatattgttcatcatatatatatatatatatatatatatatattatatatatatatatatatatatatatatatatatatatatatatttacaaacagCTCCACAAATTTGTAACAAAATGCTTGCCTTACACAATATACATCCCAAAATAGTGATGTTGCTGTCAGTAGCTAATGCATTCAGAAAACCTGTTTCTGCACCATTGTGTCTAAGCGAGATATGTTTGTTTATCTTAGACTGTGAGTGTAAAAGGAGAGATTTGTTCCTGTACTAAATCAGTGCTCAGTTCAAAAAACAAGTGACTCAACAAGCAGATTTTGTAAATCCTGTTCCCTGACTCAATGGCTGTCTTCTGAAAATAAAGTATCACAGAAGAGTTTGAACTTGTGATGCAAAATTCCTACTTCTTGTACTGAATCTCATTAATGTTTGCTAGAATATTGTCTAGTTGTTTAGTTGTCTAGTTTTTTTCACAGAAGATCAACTGTGGTCCTATTCAAAGAGCATCACAGTTTTCAAAATAGTGGTCAGttgtaatgtatgtttttattgttaattccACCCAAATCTTGAATATTGGGTTGCATCAATATtcaagtcgtggcctaatggttagagagttagactactaaccctaaggttgtgggtttgagtctcgggccggcaataccacgactgaggtgcccctgagcaaggcgCCGAACCCCAAACtcctccccgggcgccgcagcataaatggctgcccactgctccgggtgtgtgttcacggtgtgtgtgtgtgtgttcactgctgtgtgtgtgcactttggatgggttaaatgcagagcacgcattctgagtatgggtcaacatacttgactgtatgtcacgtcactcacttaaCTTAATCAGTggttaaatacagtattttgtaaaTTGCATACGTTCGCATAATTTGTACTTGCTAATGAGGAATTATCAGATGCAGGAAGTATCCACGAAGAAAATACTAGATAACACAAGGAAAACAATCTGTTTTGGCTCATATACAGAGACAGAGTGAGATCTGATTTGATGCACTGGTTGATCTTTGGCCTCTGCAGTAGTGTTGACTAAGAAGGGTGGAGCACAATGGCATGAACAACAACAGGTGTGTAGTCCAGGTGATCTGGCAACAGGGGAAGCTACTGGACAGAGTCACATAATCCCGTGTCATCTCTCAGACCAATCTGATTTGACTACGATCCCCTGAATAGAATCCCTTACAAatcatgcatttctttatttctgtcatgacagctCCCGGAGAGTTTTAGCATGTGCTaggcaatgttaatgtgtttaattttggcggaatagatctgctatgctgctgcggCAGAACCAGTACCAAGATTTGCTACTGCCAGTCCATCCagagacatgctgctgtgagcagaggtgggtagagtacccaaaaactgtactcaagtaaaagtacaagtacttatagaaatatttactcaagtaaaactaaaagtaatagt
It encodes:
- the LOC109055405 gene encoding ADP-ribosylation factor 3, which gives rise to MGNIFGNLLKSLIGKKEMRILMVGLDAAGKTTILYKLKLGEIVTTIPTIGFNVETVEYKNISFTVWDVGGQDKIRPLWRHYFQNTQGLIFVVDSNDRERVNEAREELMRMLAEDELRDAVLLVFANKQDLPNAMNAAEITDKLGLHSLRHRNWYIQATCATSGDGLYEGLDWLANQLKNKK